In Sulfitobacter sp. W027, a single window of DNA contains:
- the purM gene encoding phosphoribosylformylglycinamidine cyclo-ligase, with product MTKSDNGITYAEAGVDIDAGNALVERIKPAAKSTARPGVMSGLGGFGALFDLKGAGFTDPVLVAATDGVGTKLRIAIDTGNVDSIGIDLVAMCVNDLVCQGAEPLFFLDYFATGKLELDSAARIIEGIAKGCADSGCALIGGETAEMPGMYHAGDFDLAGFSVGAMERGTELPRDVKEGDVLLGLPSDGVHSNGYSLVRKIVERSGLGWGDDCPWGEGDLGSALLTPTKLYVKGAVAALRADAVSALAHITGGGLTENLPRVLPVGLAAEIDLNAWDLPPVFKWLAAEGGMAEAEMLKTFNAGIGMVAVVSADKVEAAKAAFAEDGHAAIEIGRITTGNGVTYSGALL from the coding sequence ATGACAAAATCCGACAACGGAATCACCTATGCCGAAGCAGGCGTGGATATTGACGCAGGCAACGCGCTTGTAGAGCGGATCAAACCGGCGGCGAAATCCACCGCGCGGCCCGGCGTTATGTCCGGCCTTGGCGGCTTTGGCGCGCTGTTCGATCTGAAGGGCGCAGGTTTCACCGACCCGGTGCTGGTTGCCGCGACGGACGGTGTGGGCACCAAGCTGCGCATCGCCATCGACACCGGCAATGTGGACAGCATCGGCATTGATCTGGTCGCCATGTGCGTCAACGATCTGGTCTGTCAGGGGGCCGAGCCGCTCTTCTTCCTCGACTACTTCGCCACCGGAAAGCTTGAGCTCGACAGTGCCGCGCGGATCATCGAAGGCATCGCCAAGGGCTGCGCCGATTCCGGTTGCGCCTTGATCGGCGGCGAGACGGCTGAAATGCCGGGCATGTATCACGCGGGCGATTTTGACCTCGCCGGTTTCTCGGTCGGCGCAATGGAGCGGGGGACGGAACTGCCGCGCGATGTGAAGGAGGGCGATGTGCTCTTGGGGCTGCCGAGCGACGGGGTGCACTCCAACGGCTACAGCCTCGTGCGCAAGATTGTCGAGCGTAGCGGTCTGGGTTGGGGTGACGATTGCCCATGGGGCGAAGGTGATCTGGGCAGTGCACTGCTGACACCCACGAAGCTCTACGTCAAAGGCGCCGTGGCGGCCCTGCGCGCCGATGCCGTGTCGGCGCTGGCGCATATCACCGGCGGCGGCCTGACCGAGAACCTGCCGCGCGTGTTGCCCGTTGGGTTGGCTGCTGAGATTGACCTCAACGCATGGGACTTGCCACCGGTCTTCAAATGGCTGGCCGCCGAAGGGGGCATGGCCGAGGCCGAGATGCTCAAGACCTTTAACGCTGGCATTGGCATGGTTGCCGTCGTCTCTGCCGATAAGGTCGAGGCGGCCAAAGCTGCCTTCGCCGAGGATGGCCACGCCGCCATCGAGATCGGGCGCATCACCACCGGCAATGGCGTCACCTACTCAGGCGCGCTGCTTTGA
- the ndk gene encoding nucleoside-diphosphate kinase — protein sequence MALERTFSIIKPDATRRNLTGAIVKKFEDAGLRVVAQKRIHLTKAQAGEFYKVHAERPFYDELCEFMASAPIVAQVLEGENAIAKNREVMGATNPADAAEGTIRAEFAESVGENSVHGSDAPETAAVEIAYFFSGLELVG from the coding sequence ATGGCCCTCGAACGCACTTTCTCGATCATCAAGCCCGACGCAACCCGCCGCAACCTGACCGGCGCCATCGTCAAGAAATTCGAAGACGCGGGCCTGCGCGTTGTCGCACAAAAGCGCATCCACCTGACAAAAGCGCAGGCGGGTGAGTTCTACAAGGTGCACGCCGAGCGTCCCTTCTATGACGAACTGTGCGAATTCATGGCCTCCGCGCCGATCGTTGCTCAGGTTCTCGAAGGCGAGAATGCCATCGCGAAAAACCGCGAAGTCATGGGCGCAACCAACCCTGCTGACGCGGCAGAGGGCACCATTCGCGCAGAATTCGCTGAAAGCGTTGGCGAAAACTCCGTTCACGGTTCCGACGCGCCGGAAACCGCAGCGGTTGAGATCGCATACTTCTTCTCCGGTCTTGAATTGGTCGGCTAA
- a CDS encoding DUF4442 domain-containing protein, with product MTPYDMIKSHLDSAVPFAAHVGVRLLKIGDGTASAELVQRHETSNHIGTQHAGAMFTLGEAASGAAMAGAIAPVIMDMRPVAAMGQITFKKIAEGMLTAHAETSRPGAELLTALQEDGKVAFDVAVDIQNEAGETVVEMQVNWHVSAKR from the coding sequence ATGACCCCCTATGACATGATCAAATCCCATCTCGATTCGGCAGTGCCCTTCGCGGCCCATGTTGGAGTGAGATTGCTCAAGATCGGCGATGGCACCGCCAGCGCCGAACTGGTGCAGCGGCATGAAACCTCGAACCATATCGGCACGCAGCACGCAGGGGCGATGTTCACGCTGGGAGAGGCGGCCTCGGGTGCCGCCATGGCCGGGGCGATTGCCCCGGTGATTATGGACATGCGCCCCGTGGCGGCCATGGGGCAGATCACATTCAAAAAGATCGCCGAAGGCATGCTGACGGCCCACGCTGAAACCTCGCGCCCCGGGGCCGAGCTGCTGACCGCGCTGCAAGAGGACGGAAAAGTCGCCTTTGACGTGGCGGTCGACATCCAGAATGAGGCGGGCGAGACGGTCGTTGAGATGCAGGTGAACTGGCATGTCAGCGCCAAACGCTGA
- a CDS encoding SufE family protein yields MATPAFEELVEDFEFLDDWEDRYRHVIDLGKAMDPLPEPLRVPATKVDGCASQVWLHAQFDGGKLHFDGASDAMIVSGLIAVLRKLYNGLTPAAVGAVDAKAELARLGLNDHLSAQRSNGLRAMIERVRETAAQEA; encoded by the coding sequence ATGGCCACGCCCGCTTTTGAAGAACTGGTCGAAGATTTCGAGTTTCTGGACGACTGGGAAGACCGCTATCGCCATGTGATCGACCTTGGCAAAGCGATGGATCCGCTTCCGGAACCGCTGCGCGTGCCCGCGACCAAAGTCGACGGCTGCGCCTCACAGGTCTGGCTGCATGCGCAGTTTGACGGTGGGAAGCTGCATTTCGACGGGGCGAGCGACGCGATGATTGTGTCGGGATTGATCGCGGTTTTGCGCAAACTTTACAACGGCTTGACACCTGCCGCGGTAGGCGCTGTTGATGCCAAGGCGGAACTCGCACGTCTGGGGTTGAACGACCACCTGTCGGCGCAACGCTCAAACGGGTTGCGGGCGATGATCGAACGTGTCCGAGAGACCGCAGCCCAGGAAGCGTAA
- a CDS encoding DUF4112 domain-containing protein, with product MEPHVPSHEADLARLRRLAVSMDSAFKLPIVGVRMGWDSILGFVPVVGDTLALLPSAYILKESHRMGAPKGMLAKMLVNTGIDYVIGSVPLVGDLFDIGWKSKLRNVDLLERHLKDQAAKAPPTGNVEGRMSSHHPTLNN from the coding sequence ATGGAACCCCACGTCCCCTCTCACGAAGCCGACCTCGCCCGTCTGCGCCGCCTGGCGGTCAGCATGGACAGCGCTTTTAAATTGCCGATTGTCGGCGTGCGCATGGGATGGGATTCGATTTTGGGTTTCGTGCCCGTCGTGGGCGATACGCTCGCCCTGCTCCCTTCGGCCTATATCCTTAAAGAATCGCACCGGATGGGCGCGCCAAAGGGGATGCTGGCGAAGATGCTGGTGAACACCGGGATCGACTACGTTATCGGTTCGGTCCCGTTGGTGGGTGATCTTTTCGACATTGGTTGGAAGTCGAAGCTGCGCAACGTCGATCTGCTGGAACGTCACCTGAAAGACCAAGCCGCCAAAGCACCGCCTACGGGAAACGTCGAAGGGCGCATGTCCTCGCATCACCCCACGCTCAATAACTGA
- the rnd gene encoding ribonuclease D, with product MKTITTTADLAQFCEEAARHDYVTVDTEFLRERTYYSKLCLVQLAMPGTDDSNAVLVDPLAEGISLEPLYTLFRDTSVVKVFHAARQDLEIFFVDAEVFPEPLFDTQVAAMVCGFGEQVGYETLVRKIAHQALDKTSRFTDWSRRPLTEAQKTYALADVTHLRQIYEFLAAKLEQTGRARWVAEELETLLSPETYVTQPQDAWKRVKTRTNSPKFLAIVQELAAFREDYARTRNIPRNRVFKDDALVELASLKPTNGEELNRARLLLREARKGEIADGILKAVAAGVACKPADMPQPDRKRDKLQVNPALADLLRVLLKAKTESAGVAAKLIASASDLDMLSAGERDVQALRGWRHEVFGADALLLCEGKIALAADGNDVKTVKV from the coding sequence ATGAAAACCATCACCACGACAGCCGATCTCGCGCAATTCTGTGAAGAGGCGGCCCGCCATGATTATGTGACCGTCGACACCGAATTTCTGCGCGAACGCACCTACTATTCCAAGCTCTGCCTCGTTCAACTGGCCATGCCCGGCACCGACGACAGCAACGCCGTACTGGTCGACCCGCTGGCCGAGGGCATTTCGCTTGAGCCGCTCTACACGCTCTTCCGTGATACGTCAGTGGTAAAGGTTTTCCACGCGGCGCGACAGGATCTTGAGATTTTCTTTGTCGATGCCGAAGTCTTCCCTGAACCGCTGTTCGACACTCAGGTCGCTGCCATGGTCTGTGGCTTTGGCGAGCAGGTGGGCTATGAAACGCTGGTGCGCAAGATCGCGCATCAGGCGCTGGATAAGACCTCGCGTTTCACTGATTGGTCCCGCCGCCCCCTGACGGAGGCGCAAAAGACCTATGCATTGGCCGACGTAACGCATCTGCGCCAGATTTACGAATTCCTGGCCGCGAAGCTTGAGCAGACTGGTCGTGCGCGGTGGGTGGCCGAAGAGCTGGAAACGCTGCTCAGCCCCGAGACTTATGTGACCCAGCCGCAGGATGCGTGGAAGCGCGTGAAGACACGGACCAACTCGCCCAAGTTCCTCGCCATCGTGCAGGAACTGGCCGCGTTTCGAGAGGACTACGCCCGCACCCGCAACATCCCGCGCAATCGGGTGTTTAAGGATGATGCATTGGTCGAACTGGCAAGCCTAAAACCGACCAATGGCGAAGAGTTGAACCGCGCGCGTCTGCTGCTGCGCGAGGCGCGCAAGGGTGAGATTGCCGACGGCATTTTGAAGGCAGTGGCCGCAGGCGTGGCTTGCAAACCCGCAGATATGCCGCAGCCCGACCGCAAGCGTGACAAGTTGCAGGTCAACCCTGCCTTGGCCGATCTTTTGCGGGTTCTGCTCAAGGCCAAGACTGAAAGCGCAGGCGTTGCGGCCAAGTTAATCGCTTCGGCCAGTGATCTGGATATGCTCTCGGCGGGAGAGCGTGATGTGCAGGCGCTGCGCGGCTGGCGGCACGAAGTCTTTGGTGCCGATGCGCTGCTGCTCTGCGAGGGCAAGATCGCTTTGGCGGCGGACGGGAATGACGTGAAAACCGTAAAGGTCTGA
- a CDS encoding ATP-binding protein gives MNFAWLKRYVPRGIYGRAALILLLPVVFLQLVVVVIFAQRHFEGVTNQMTDTVLRELELVMLAVGTAPDAQSVPMAVEARAGPLDFVITLPNRPLPEKDSLLWYDYSGRVLMPRMRSRMEGIKAFDLSDDDFVVLYVESVHGPLRIQFERRRISASNPHQLFVYTVFFGVLLSLIASIYLRNQLRPIKRLARAAEAFGRGRHEPYTPTGAVEVRAAGNAFVDMRARIERQIEQRTLMLSGVSHDLRTPLTRMRLGLSMIDEEDAAPLLADVDDMQRMLDEFLNFAKGAAEGEPEKVEPHGFVRAIVEDAQRGGRQVTLLPPEGTGEGMVKLRKVAMRRAVDNLISNAVRYGTQAEVAVMLSDRTLRIRVEDDGPGIPEERRDEATRPFSRLDPARNQDKGGGVGLGLAIATDIARAHGGVLRLGESERLGGLRADIVIAR, from the coding sequence ATGAATTTTGCTTGGCTCAAACGATATGTGCCGCGCGGCATCTACGGACGCGCCGCGTTGATCCTGCTGTTACCAGTGGTGTTTTTGCAATTGGTCGTGGTGGTGATTTTCGCTCAGCGGCATTTCGAAGGCGTCACCAACCAGATGACCGACACGGTTCTGAGGGAGTTGGAACTGGTGATGCTGGCCGTTGGTACCGCGCCCGATGCCCAGTCGGTCCCAATGGCGGTGGAGGCGCGGGCGGGTCCGTTGGATTTCGTAATAACCCTCCCCAATCGCCCGCTGCCCGAAAAGGATAGCCTGCTGTGGTACGATTATTCAGGCCGGGTGCTGATGCCGCGTATGAGAAGCCGGATGGAGGGGATCAAGGCATTCGACCTCAGCGATGATGATTTTGTCGTGCTCTATGTCGAAAGCGTGCATGGTCCCCTGCGCATTCAGTTTGAACGGCGGCGGATCTCGGCCTCGAACCCGCATCAGCTTTTCGTCTATACGGTGTTCTTTGGCGTGCTCCTAAGCCTCATCGCCTCGATTTACCTGCGCAACCAGCTGCGCCCGATCAAGCGCTTGGCCCGCGCGGCGGAGGCTTTTGGCCGGGGGCGGCATGAACCCTACACGCCTACCGGTGCCGTCGAAGTCCGCGCGGCGGGTAACGCCTTTGTCGACATGCGCGCCCGGATTGAGCGGCAGATTGAACAGCGAACCTTGATGCTCTCAGGCGTCAGCCACGACCTGCGCACCCCGTTGACGCGAATGCGGCTTGGTTTATCGATGATTGATGAAGAGGATGCCGCGCCGCTTTTGGCCGATGTGGATGACATGCAGCGGATGCTGGATGAGTTCCTAAACTTCGCCAAGGGTGCCGCCGAGGGCGAGCCGGAGAAGGTGGAGCCGCATGGATTTGTACGCGCAATCGTCGAAGATGCGCAGCGCGGGGGGCGTCAAGTCACGCTTCTACCGCCCGAAGGCACTGGCGAGGGCATGGTAAAGCTGCGCAAGGTGGCGATGCGTCGGGCGGTGGACAACCTGATTTCCAACGCCGTGCGTTATGGCACGCAGGCCGAAGTCGCGGTCATGTTGAGCGACCGTACCCTGCGCATCCGCGTCGAAGACGATGGCCCCGGCATCCCTGAAGAACGCCGCGACGAGGCGACGCGCCCGTTCTCGCGGCTTGATCCTGCGCGCAATCAGGACAAGGGCGGCGGCGTGGGCCTTGGTCTTGCCATCGCCACTGACATCGCCCGCGCCCATGGCGGGGTGCTTCGGCTAGGAGAATCAGAACGGTTGGGCGGGCTGCGCGCGGATATCGTCATTGCGCGGTGA
- a CDS encoding PA0069 family radical SAM protein, with translation MDREDQRFRVLGRAAGSNDAGRFERHARVAEDDGWAREEVLPVLRTATSIEVPRKVITYNRSPDLPFDRSINPYRGCEHGCVYCFARPSHAYLGLSPGLDFETQLIARPEAPQVLARELRAKRYEVAPIAIGTNTDPYQPIENTHGIMRECLEVLSAFNHPVAIVTKGSLIERDIDILSSMAKRGLAAVGISVTTLDARLSRLMEPRAPAPQRRLQVIRKLSEAGIPVRIMASPMIPALTDPELEAILAAGRDAGARHASWIMLRLPREVSPLVQEWLATHYPDRAERIMARLRDMHGGKEYDAGWHKRMRGEGPYAEMVAQRFNLAVKRLGLTRAGVPLRCDLFKPPPERGDQLSLF, from the coding sequence ATGGATAGAGAGGACCAGCGATTCCGCGTGCTTGGCCGCGCAGCAGGCAGCAATGATGCGGGCCGGTTTGAGCGTCATGCGCGCGTGGCCGAAGATGACGGCTGGGCCCGGGAAGAGGTGCTTCCGGTGCTGCGAACGGCCACGAGCATCGAGGTGCCGCGTAAAGTCATCACCTACAACCGCTCGCCGGATCTGCCTTTTGATCGGTCGATCAACCCCTATCGCGGTTGCGAGCATGGCTGCGTTTACTGCTTTGCCCGGCCCAGCCACGCCTATCTTGGCCTGTCGCCGGGGCTGGATTTTGAGACCCAGTTGATCGCCCGCCCCGAAGCGCCGCAGGTGCTGGCGCGGGAGTTGCGCGCGAAACGCTATGAGGTCGCGCCCATCGCCATCGGCACCAATACCGACCCCTATCAGCCGATTGAAAATACCCACGGCATTATGCGTGAGTGTCTTGAGGTGCTCTCGGCGTTCAATCATCCGGTGGCGATTGTCACCAAGGGCAGTCTGATCGAGCGGGATATTGATATTTTAAGCAGCATGGCCAAACGCGGCCTCGCGGCGGTTGGGATCTCGGTAACCACGCTTGATGCCCGGCTCAGCCGATTGATGGAACCGCGCGCGCCCGCACCACAGCGACGGTTGCAGGTGATCCGAAAGCTGTCGGAGGCGGGCATCCCGGTGCGGATCATGGCGTCACCCATGATCCCTGCGCTGACCGATCCGGAGTTGGAAGCGATCCTTGCCGCCGGGCGCGACGCAGGCGCGCGACATGCCAGTTGGATCATGCTTCGCCTGCCGCGCGAGGTTTCACCCTTGGTGCAGGAGTGGCTCGCCACCCATTATCCCGACCGGGCGGAACGGATCATGGCGCGGCTGCGCGATATGCATGGTGGAAAGGAATACGACGCAGGCTGGCACAAGAGGATGCGGGGCGAGGGGCCTTATGCGGAGATGGTGGCGCAGCGTTTTAATCTGGCGGTCAAACGGCTGGGACTGACCCGCGCGGGCGTGCCCTTACGCTGCGATCTGTTTAAACCGCCCCCCGAAAGGGGCGATCAATTGAGCTTGTTTTGA
- the purN gene encoding phosphoribosylglycinamide formyltransferase, whose product MTKRVAIFVSGGGSNMRALVEDMTGDHAGRPCLVLSNNADAGGIAWAQGQGIATEVVDHRPFGKDRPAFEAALSAALEAHAPDIICLAGFMRKLTEGFTDAWAGRMINIHPSLLPKYRGLHTHARALEAGDTEHGCTVHEVTAALDDGPILGQARITVLPGDTAETLAERVLVQEHRLYPAVLRRFAAGERQPVMLTG is encoded by the coding sequence TTGACCAAGCGGGTTGCGATTTTCGTCTCGGGCGGCGGCTCCAACATGCGAGCGCTGGTCGAGGATATGACCGGCGACCATGCAGGCCGCCCCTGTTTGGTGCTGTCCAACAACGCGGATGCGGGCGGAATCGCTTGGGCGCAGGGGCAGGGGATCGCGACGGAAGTGGTCGATCACCGCCCCTTCGGCAAGGATCGCCCGGCCTTTGAGGCGGCGCTCAGCGCCGCGCTTGAGGCCCATGCGCCAGACATCATCTGCCTTGCCGGTTTTATGCGCAAATTGACCGAAGGGTTTACCGATGCTTGGGCCGGGCGGATGATCAACATCCACCCCTCGCTACTGCCAAAATACCGCGGGCTGCACACCCATGCCCGCGCGCTGGAGGCTGGCGATACCGAACACGGCTGCACCGTGCATGAAGTCACTGCGGCTTTGGATGATGGCCCGATCCTCGGCCAAGCGCGCATTACGGTTCTGCCGGGCGACACGGCGGAGACTTTGGCCGAGCGCGTGCTGGTGCAGGAACACCGCCTTTACCCCGCCGTGCTGCGCCGCTTTGCCGCTGGTGAGCGGCAGCCAGTCATGCTCACGGGCTGA
- a CDS encoding MBL fold metallo-hydrolase yields MLPPDNFDPEIGLAETLEPGLRRIVAPNPSPMTYRGTNTYLLGSTDIAVIDPGPESPAHLEAILAAIEPGQRISHIIVTHTHLDHSPLARPLAARSGAEIWAFGPATAGRSPVMQGLAEAGLMGGGEGVDHDFSPDHTLIDGEMLEGQDWALQALHTPGHIGNHLCLAWGDACLTADHVMGWATSLVSPPDGDLTDFMTSCEKLGARQWRVFYPGHGAPVTDPTARLDWLVAHRRAREASILEALTAGPATAEELARLIYTETPAALLGAARRNVLAHLVDLTGRGRVGPQGALQADARFSLNP; encoded by the coding sequence ATGCTGCCGCCCGACAACTTCGACCCCGAGATTGGCCTTGCCGAAACCTTGGAGCCCGGGCTGCGCCGTATCGTGGCGCCCAACCCTTCGCCGATGACCTATCGCGGCACGAATACCTATCTGTTGGGCAGCACCGACATCGCCGTCATCGATCCCGGTCCCGAAAGCCCCGCGCATCTTGAAGCGATCCTCGCTGCGATAGAGCCGGGGCAGCGGATCAGCCATATCATCGTGACCCATACGCATCTCGACCACTCACCGCTCGCCCGCCCTTTGGCCGCGCGCTCAGGGGCCGAGATCTGGGCTTTTGGCCCCGCCACGGCGGGCCGCTCCCCGGTGATGCAGGGGCTGGCCGAGGCGGGGTTGATGGGCGGTGGCGAGGGGGTGGATCATGACTTCAGCCCCGACCATACGCTGATTGATGGTGAAATGCTGGAGGGCCAAGACTGGGCGCTGCAAGCGCTGCACACGCCCGGTCATATCGGCAATCACCTCTGCCTTGCGTGGGGGGATGCCTGTCTGACGGCGGATCACGTTATGGGCTGGGCCACCTCGCTGGTCTCCCCTCCGGACGGGGATTTGACTGATTTCATGACCTCTTGCGAAAAACTGGGTGCGCGGCAATGGCGAGTCTTTTACCCCGGCCACGGTGCACCGGTCACGGACCCGACTGCGCGGCTTGATTGGCTGGTCGCTCACCGCCGCGCCCGGGAGGCGTCGATCCTTGAAGCATTGACAGCCGGCCCCGCTACGGCAGAAGAACTTGCCCGCCTGATCTATACTGAGACCCCTGCCGCGCTGCTCGGTGCGGCCCGGCGAAATGTGCTGGCCCATTTGGTCGATCTCACTGGTCGCGGACGTGTCGGCCCTCAAGGGGCACTGCAGGCGGACGCCCGTTTCAGCCTTAACCCATAG
- a CDS encoding B12-binding domain-containing protein: MSEEDDIILAELDDEELVQQMFDDLYDGLKEEIEEAVQILLDRGWEPYDILTKALVGGMTIVGADFRDGILFVPEVLLAANAMKGGMAILKPLLVETGAPRVGKMVIGTVKGDIHDIGKNLVGMMMEGAGFEVIDLGINNAVESYLEAMESEKPDILGMSALLTTTMPYMKVVIDTLVEQGIRDDYIVLVGGAPLNEEFGKAIGADAYCRDAAVAVETAKEWMGRKHNSATA; this comes from the coding sequence ATGTCAGAAGAAGACGATATCATCCTGGCCGAATTGGACGACGAGGAACTTGTCCAACAGATGTTCGATGACCTCTATGACGGTCTCAAAGAAGAGATCGAAGAGGCGGTTCAAATCCTGCTCGACCGTGGCTGGGAGCCCTACGACATCCTGACCAAGGCGCTGGTCGGCGGTATGACAATCGTCGGTGCCGATTTCCGGGACGGCATTCTCTTCGTGCCCGAAGTGCTCCTGGCCGCCAATGCGATGAAGGGCGGCATGGCCATCCTCAAGCCGCTGCTGGTCGAGACAGGTGCCCCCCGCGTCGGTAAAATGGTCATTGGCACGGTCAAAGGCGACATTCACGATATCGGCAAGAACCTTGTTGGGATGATGATGGAAGGCGCGGGGTTCGAGGTGATTGACCTTGGCATCAACAACGCGGTGGAATCCTATCTGGAAGCGATGGAAAGCGAGAAGCCGGACATCCTTGGAATGTCGGCGCTGCTCACCACGACCATGCCCTATATGAAGGTGGTGATCGACACATTGGTCGAGCAAGGCATCCGCGACGACTACATCGTGTTGGTCGGCGGCGCGCCATTGAACGAAGAATTCGGCAAGGCCATCGGTGCCGACGCCTATTGTCGGGACGCCGCTGTTGCGGTGGAAACGGCAAAAGAATGGATGGGCCGGAAACACAATTCCGCCACTGCCTGA
- a CDS encoding DUF1638 domain-containing protein encodes MRDSLPDDQTLTQEGLAPTRAGRILLIACGALAREILDLKAANGWTHLDLTCLPAKYHLYPEKITQAVRDTVSKHRANYDEFFVVYADCGTGGGLERACEEMGVQMVAGPHCYSFFQGNENFTKTSEDEITTFYLTDFLVRQFEAFIIKPMGLDRHPELRDIYFGNYEKLVYQAQTTDPALTEKARDCAARLGLDFERRFTGYGDLETTLRDL; translated from the coding sequence ATGAGAGACAGCCTGCCAGATGACCAGACCCTCACCCAAGAGGGGCTTGCGCCGACCCGCGCGGGGCGTATTTTACTGATCGCCTGCGGTGCGCTGGCGCGGGAGATATTGGATCTTAAAGCCGCCAATGGCTGGACCCATCTGGACCTCACCTGTTTGCCCGCAAAATATCACCTCTACCCTGAAAAAATCACTCAAGCGGTGCGCGATACGGTTTCCAAACACCGGGCGAACTATGATGAATTCTTTGTCGTCTACGCCGATTGCGGAACCGGCGGCGGGTTAGAGCGGGCCTGCGAAGAAATGGGCGTGCAGATGGTCGCCGGGCCACATTGCTATAGTTTTTTCCAAGGCAATGAAAACTTTACCAAGACCTCCGAAGATGAGATCACCACCTTCTATCTCACCGATTTTTTGGTGCGACAGTTTGAGGCTTTCATCATCAAGCCCATGGGGCTGGACCGGCATCCTGAACTGCGGGACATATACTTCGGCAACTATGAAAAGCTGGTCTATCAGGCGCAGACCACCGATCCGGCCCTGACCGAAAAGGCCCGCGATTGCGCGGCGCGGTTGGGTCTCGATTTCGAGCGTCGGTTCACAGGCTACGGTGATCTTGAGACCACGCTGCGCGACCTTTAA